In Rosa chinensis cultivar Old Blush chromosome 1, RchiOBHm-V2, whole genome shotgun sequence, a genomic segment contains:
- the LOC112197325 gene encoding putative disease resistance protein At1g50180 — protein MADAVVSVVAEGIKLLGDYILQQAKSSSGVSYQVRLAQVELHLMRGFLKDADSRTGEDEVVRIWVELIRDAAYDLEDVIESFALKLAYRRRGGTVKIVLKRFACIFSERVDLHKIGSEIEEIMTELSHLRSSLQSYNIRQVSGGESVASVFKRQRDRRLTYAHEVESYIVGLEENTKRLVKELLRDGKCHRVVSIWGMGGSGKSTLAKQVFLQNEVERHFDCFAWVCISQQWEGKDVLEEILIKLTSPATEERKKISKMKKDEIAGEVCSIQRQKRCLVVLDDIWTQEAWNSIKPGFPITQETESRILLTSRKKEVALLASRNGYLHQPQPLDAMQSWELFEKIAICGSDKTDLPIYEKKKKLGEKMLIHCSGLPLAISVLAGLLSRRETVDEWNKVLENVVVYIMRGTNVLEREKTSQECGVSGVLALSYDDLPSHLKLCFLYLAQYPEDHEIQVTRLTQLWIAEGFIPSTSEIHGSVEIMEDVSYGCLTELVQRSMVQVGKYGFSGKVKSCRLHDLMRDLCLQKAKEENFLAIVNFSVGPVSYATLIGKVRRLALYLDENKYEFSSENGRDGRIRSLLYFAPQKSSTKSGTKE, from the exons ATGGCTGACGCTGTTGTTTCAGTTGTGGCCGAAGGGATCAAGCTGCTCGGAGACTACATCCTACAGCAAGCAAAATCCTCGAGTGGAGTCAGCTACCAAGTTAGGCTTGCACAAGTCGAGCTACACTTGATGCGTGGCTTCCTGAAAGATGCAGATTCAAGAACTGGAGAAGATGAAGTTGTGCGCATTTGGGTAGAACTCATTAGAGATGCTGCTTATGATTTGGAAGATGTCATAGAATCTTTCGCCTTAAAATTGGCTTACAGGAGGAGAGGAGGTACTGTGAAGATTGTTCTTAAAAGGTTTGCCTGCATTTTCAGTGAAAGAGTTGATCTTCACAAGATTGGGTCGGAAATTGAGGAAATTATGACCGAACTTTCTCATTTGAGGTCGAGTTTGCAAAGTTATAACATAAGACAAGTAAGTGGGGGTGAAAGTGTGGCTTCTGTTTTTAAGAGGCAACGAGATAGGAGGCTAACTTATGCTCATGAAGTTGAAAGTTATATTGTTGGGTTGGAGGAAAACACGAAAAGACTGGTGAAAGAGTTGTTAAGAGACGGAAAGTGTCACCGTGTTGTTTCTATTTGGGGGATGGGCGGCTCTGGAAAATCCACTCTtgcaaaacaggtttttcttcaaaatgaagttgagcgccattttgattgttttgcttGGGTCTGCATATCTCAACAATGGGAAGGAAAGGATGTATTGGAAGAGATTTTAATTAAACTCACTTCCCCGGCAAcagaggaaaggaaaaaaatttccaaaatgaaaaAGGATGAAATAGCAGGGGAGGTCTGTAGTATCCAAAGACAAAAGAGATGTCTCGTGGTCCTTGATGACATATGGACTCAAGAGGCTTGGAATTCGATAAAGCCTGGATTCCCAATCACTCAGGAAACAGAAAGCCGGATATTACTCACTTCTCGGAAGAAAGAAGTCGCCTTGCTTGCATCCAGAAATGGCTATCTCCACCAGCCTCAGCCTCTAGATGCCATGCAAAGCTGGGAACTGTTTGAAAAGATAGCCATCTGTGGAAGCGACAAAACAG acTTGCCAATttatgaaaagaagaaaaaattaggaGAGAAGATGCTTATACATTGTTCAGGTCTACCATTAGCCATCAGTGTGCTCGCTGGTCTTCTTAGTAGACGAGAGACGGTTGATGAGTGGAACAAAGTACTTGAAAATGTTGTTGTATACATAATGAGAGGCACAAATGTCCTTGAAAGAGAAAAGACGAGTCAGGAGTGTGGAGTTTCAGGTGTCTTGGCATTGAGTTATGATGACTTACCATCTCACTTAAAACTCTGCTTTCTGTATTTAGCCCAATATCCTGAGGATCATGAGATACAGGTAACAAGATTGACTCAATTATGGATTGCAGAAGGGTTTATACCTTCAACATCAGAAATACATGGTTCGGTGGAAATAATGGAAGATGTATCATATGGTTGCCTAACTGAACTGGTGCAAAGATCTATGGTTCAAGTTGGAAAATATGGTTTTAGTGGGAAGGTGAAAAGTTGCCGTCTCCATGATCTGATGCGGGACTTGTGCTTGCAAAAGGCAAAAGAGGAGAACTTTCTTGCTATTGTTAACTTTTCTGTGGGTCCGGTATCTTATGCAACGCTGATTGGTAAGGTTCGAAGACTTGCCCTCTATTTGGACGAAAATAAATATGAGTTCAGTAGTGAGAATGGAAGAGATGGCCGCATTAGGTCTCTATTATACTTTGCCCCACAAAAGAGTTCTACCAAAAGTGGAACAAAAGAATAA